The DNA segment GCCGAGCTCATCGCGGCCATGGCCCGCGCCCGGGTCGGCCGCCTGGTGATCGCATCGTCGATGGTCGTGTACGGCGAGGGCGCGTACCGGGATGCCGCGGGAGCCCGCCGTCGCCCGGCGCCGCGCACCGAGGCCGACCTGGCCGCGGGGCGGTTCGACCCGCGCGACCCCGCGTCGGGGCATCCGCTCGTGCCGGACCTCGTCGACGAGGACGACGCGCTCGACCCGCGCAACGTGTACGCCCTCACGAAGCTCGCGCAGGAGCACCTCGCGGGCGCGTGGGCGCGCGCGACCGGCGGGCGGGCCGCGCTGCTGCGGTACCACAACGTCTACGGGCAGCGGATGCCGCGCGACACGCCCTACGCCGGCGTCGCGGCGATCTTCCGCTCGTCGCTCGCCGCGGGCGAGGCTCCGCGCGTGTTCGAGGACGGCGCGCAGCGCCGCGACTTCGTGCACGTGACGGATGTCGCCTCCGCCAACCTCGCGGCCGCCGACCGGCTCGCGGCGCTTCCCGACGGGTCGGCCCGGGCGTACAACATCGGATCCGGTGCCGTCACGACGGTCGGGCAGATCGCCGCGGGGCTCGCGCGCGCGATGCGCGGACCGGACCCGATCGTCACGGGGGAGTACCGGCTCGGCGACGTGCGGCACATCACCGCGTCATCCGCTCGTGCCAGGGCCGAGCTCGCCTGGACGCCGCGGATCCCGCTCGAGACCGGGCTCGCGGAGTTCGCCGCCGCGCAGCCCGCGGGGGCGAACCCGTGAGCGGCGCGCACGCCGCGAGCACGCCGCGGGTCGACCTCGTGCTCCCGTGCCTCGACGAGGAGCGGGCCCTGCCGTGGGTGCTCGAACGGGTCCCCGACGGAGTCCGGGCGATCGTGGTCGACAACGGATCGACCGACCGATCGGCCGAGATCGCACGAGAACTCGGCGCCACGGTCGTCACGGAGTCGCGGCGCGGATTCGGAGCGGCCGCGCACGCGGGGCTCGAGGCTGCGACGGCCCCGTTCGTGGCGTTCTGCGACGCCGACGCGTCGCTCGACCCGGGCGACCTGCCCCGACTGCTGCGACTCGTCGAACGCGGCGAGGCCGACCTGGTGCTCGGCCGGCGCCGCCCGACGGAGCACTCCGCCTGGCCCGCTCATGCACGACTGGCCAACCGCGTGCTCGCGCGACGCATGACGGCCCGCACGGGAACGCCGCTGCACGACCTCGGGCCGTTGCGCGTCGCCGCCACCGAGCGGCTGCGCGCGCTCGGCCTCCGCGACCGTCGCAGCGGGTACCCGCTGGAGATGGTCCTGCGTGCCGCGGCCGACGGATGGCGCATCCGCGAGGTCGACGTCCCGTACCGTCCGCGCGAGGGACGCTCCAAGGTCACGGGCACCCTCCGCGGCACGGTGATCGCGGCCCGCGACATGTCGCGCATCCTCGCCGAGGTGCACGCGTGAGCGCCGTCGCGATCATCGCCAAGCAGTGCCGGCCGGGTCGGGTGAAGACCCGGCTCTCCCCGCCGTTCACGCCCGAACAGGCGGCGGGGCTCGCCGAGGCGGCGCTCGTCGACACGCTCGACACGGTCGCGGCGCTCCCGGTCGAGCGGCGCATCCTCTACTTCGCTGGCGACGCGCCGCCGCGCGCCGCCAGCGGGTTCGAACTCATGGCGCAGCCGGGCGGCGGCCTCGACGAACGGCTGGCGCACCTGTTCGACGTGATCGAAGAGCCGTTGCTGCTCCTCGGCATGGACACGCCGCAGGTGCGCGGCGACGATGTCGCCGCGGTGTTCGAGGGGTTCGGGGCTGCCGTCGGGATCGGGCCTGCCTCCGCCTCGCTGGGGCACGACGCCTGGCTGGGGCCCGCCGCCGACGGCGGCTTCTGGGCGCTCGCGATGGGCGAACCCGACGGCTCGCTCATCCGCGGCGTCCCCATGTCGCGTGCGGACACGGGCCGGCTCCAACTCGCCCGGCTCGAGGCGTCGGGGCGAGCAGTCGGCCTGCTGGGCGAGCTCGCCGACGTCGACACGGCGGCCACGGCGGCATCCGTCGCGCTCGCCGCACCCGACTCGCGATTCGCCCGCCTGCACGCCGAGTTCACCGCGGGGGTGCAGGTATGAGCGTCCCGCCGCTGCGTCGGACCGGCCCGCCCGCAGGGGGGATCGGGCCCTCGGGTCGTGCGGACTTCGGCACGGGCGGCGGCGATCCGTGGCCGCGCCTCCTGCGGCAGGCGGGCCGGCACCTCGGGCCGCTCACGCTCAGGGGTCCCGACGGCACCACGCACGACCTGCCGGCGGACCGGTGGGCGGATGCGGCCGGCGTAGCCGACCACTCGGTGCTCGACCGGGCGGTCGGCCCCGTGCTCGACGTGGGCTGCGGGCCGGGGCGGATGCTGCACGCCGCGGCCGCACGCGCCATCCCCGCCGTCGGGATCGATGTCGTGCCGCACGCCGTCGCCCGGGCGCGCGGCGCCGGCGGGCTCGCCCTGCACCGTTCGGTGTTCGCCCGGCTGCCGCTCGAGGGCCGGTGGCGGAGCGTGCTGCTCATGGACGGCAACATCGGCATCGGCGGCGACCCGTCGGCACTCCTGCACCGGTGCGGGGGCCTGGCCGGCGACGGCGGCACGGTGCTCGTCGAGGTCGAGGCCGACCCCGGTCTCGCGATCATCGGCGACTGCACGGTCGTCGACGGCGCCGGCCGCGAGAGCGCGCCGTTCGCGTGGGCGCGGGTCGGGCGTTCCGCGATCCGCGAGGTCGCGGCCGACGCGGGACTCACGGTCGTCGAGCAGTGGGAGTCGGTGGGGCGTCACTTCGTGCGCATCGCCCGGCCCCTGCGCACGACTTCGGCGCGGGAGCGGACGAGGGCGTTCGCGGCGACGGCCACGACGACCGCCCAGATCACCGCGAGCGCGATTCCGTAGGACCCGACCAGGATCGTCGGATTCGGATTGCCGAGCGTCGACGCGACGAGCGCGGGCACGGTGATCGCGGTGAGCACCGCCCCGACGACGAGCGCCCCCTGCGCGACCGCGACCCCGCGGCGACCGAGCCGATCGCGCACGCGTTCGGCGCCGAGGCCGATCGCGACGACGATCGGCGCGAGCACGCCGTCGTGCAGCAGGATCGCCGCGGCCACCCACACGCCGATCCCGAGCCATCGCGAGGGGGCGATCCCGGTGAGGATGAGCAGCCCGCCGATCCCGAGCAGTGCGAGCCCGCCGGCGATCAGGATGCCGCGTGCCTTCGTCATCCGGGTCATGCGGTCACCTCGATGCGCCGCAGCCACTTCGTCTGCATGACGCCCGGACGCCCGGGCGCGATGAGCCGCGCCGGGAACCCGTGGTCGACGTGGAGGGGGCCGCCGTTGAGCTCGAGTGCGACGAGGGTGAGCGGGTCGCGCGCGTAGTGCGGCGGCATCTCGGTGCGGGCGAACGCGCCGCGCTCCTGCAGGCTCTCGAATCCGACGGGGGCGTTCGGCTCGCCGGCATCCGCTTCGGCGAGCAGGTCGACCAGTCGCACGCCCCGCCACGTCGCCGACTGGCTCCACCCCTCCACGCACGCGATGGGCAGCACGGCCTCGGTCTGCGGCAGTGCGCGCAGCTCGTCGAGCGTGAAGTCGCGCGACCCGGCCGGGCTCGCGACCGTCAGCACCCAGTCGGGCGCGACCGCTGTCTCGGTGACGCCGGCCTGCGCCGCGGTCCGGTTGATCGGCAGGCCCTGCGGGCCGACGCCCATGCGGCGCGGCGCGAGCGCGTTGAACGGGGCCAGTACAGGCACCGACTGTCCGGCCGTCAGCAGCACAGCGGATGCCGCGGCGGTGCCGACCGTGCGGACGAAGCCGCGGCGGGTGACCGTACGGCCCGGGGCATCCGGCCGGTCGCGCGGGTCTCGCCGCCAGACGCGCACGATGACGGGCAGCTTCACCCCGAGGTGGATGGCGAGCGCGCCGATCAGCACCCAGGCGAGTGCGAAGTGCGTGGCGCGGAACGGGAACGGGAAGACGTACCACTGCACGAGGTTCAGCAGGCCGATGGTCACCTCGACGAGTGACACGCCCACGAGCACCGCGATCGACGCGCGTTCGAGCGCGTGCCCGACCGACCGCACCGGCGGCCACGCGAACAGTCGGGGATAGACCGACCACAGCTTCGCGAGCAGCAGCGGCACGGCCGCGGTTCCGGCGATGACGTGCAGACCCTGCGTGACGCGGTACAGACTGACGGGGCGCGCGGGCATGGGCAGCCAGGGCAGCGGGTTCTGCAGCAGGTGGCTGTAGATGCCCGTGGCGAAGCAGATGAGGAACGCGGCGCCGAGCAGGCGGCCGATGACGACGGTGGTGCGGGCGGATTTCACCGGCGGGTCGGATGCCGCGTCGTGCGCCCCGCGCGCGAGCGGTTCGAGCCGTTCGGCGATGCGGGCCGAGGCGCGTTCGGTGAAGCCGGCCATGGGTCCAGTCGACCACCCGAGCGCTCCCGCCGCGAGAGTCGGAGGTTACGGTTCGCGGACGTGCGCCGTCGTCGTTCCGTAAGGTCTCCGGGCCTGTCGGGTGGGGCGCGCGCTCCGTAGGCTCGGGGTCGTGCGCGAACAGCAGACCGCCCGCGGCCGGCTCGAGACCCTGGCGCCCTGGATCGGTCTCGGGGTCTCGCTCGCGCTCATCCCGCTCGCGATCATCGTCCCGCCGCTGCTCGGTCAGGACGTGAACGTCCGCTGGTTCCCGCCGCTGCACGCCGAGTGGATGCCACGGCTCGGCCCCGGCACGCTTCCGGCCGTGCTGCTCGCGATCGCGGCATCCGTCTGGGGTGGCCCGCTCGCGCGGCGGCTGCCCTGGGGCGGGCTGCTCGCGACCGCGTACGCGGCGGGGGTCGCCTGGATGGTCGCGCTCGCGACGGTCGACGGGTGGGAGGGCATCGGCAGCATCCTCGAGCACAGGTACGAGTACCTCGGCACGGCGCGTGAGGTCACCGACTTCGGTGCGACGCTGCGCGAGTACGTCAGCCGGATCCCGCTCGACTCGGAGGACAACTGGCCCGTGCACATCGCCGGCCACCCGCCGGGCGCGCTGCTGTTCTTCGTGGTGCTCGTTCGGCTCGGCCTCGGCGGCGGCCTCGCGGCGGGGTTCGTCGTGCTGCTCGTCGGGGCGAGCGCGGCGGTCGCCGTGCTGCTGTTGCTGCGCCGGCTCGGCGCGGAGGATGCCGCCCGCCGGGCAGCGCCGTTCCTGGCCATGGGCCCCGCTGCGATCTGGTTCGCGGTCTCGGCCGACGGGATGTTCGCCGCGGTCGCCGCGTGGGGGCTCTGCACGCTCGGGTTCGCGGCGACCGCACGCCGCCCCGGCACCATGGCCGCGTGGAGCGTGCTCGCGGGCCTCCTGCTCGGGTACTGCGTCATGATGTCGTACGGACTGCCGCTGCTCGGCATCCTCGCACTCGCCGTGCTCGCGCTCGGACGCGACTGGCGTCCGCTGCCGATCGCCGCGGTCGCGGCGCTCGCGGTCGTGCTCGCGTTCGCCGCGTTCGGGTTCGCGTGGTGGGAGGCGTTCCCCGTGCTCGTCGAGCGCTACTGGGACGGCGTCGCGAGCCGCCGCCAGTTCACCTACTGGGTGTGGGGCAACCTCGCGGCGCTCTCGTTCAGCGCCGGACCGCTCGCGGGCGCGGCGGTCGCGACGGCGGGGGCGCGGGGCTTGTCGTGGCGGGCGCAGGCGCGGCCGGAACGCGTCGTCATCGTGCTCGCGCTCGCCGCAGCGCTCACGATCGTCGCCGCCGACCTGTCGCAGATGAGCAAGGCGGAGGTCGAGCGCATCTGGCTGCCCTTCGTGCCGTGGCTGCTCGTCGGCACCGCCCTGCTCACGGCCCGCTGGCGCCGATGGGGGTTCGCCGGTCAACTCGCCTTCGCCCTCGTCGTGCAGCACCTGCTGCTCACGAGCTGGTGAGCGATCGCTGACTGCGTCGGTGCTCGGCATCGGCGCTCGGGAGGAGCGCCGTCAGGCGCCGAGATCGTCAACGCGGCCGCGCACGAGCCGGGGCGGCAGTTGCCTTCGCGAACCGGGTACCGAAGTACCGGCCTCGCGGTACCGAAGTACCGGAGGTCGCAGAAGGGCAGTGCTCCGCGCTCGTCACCCCGTCGCCCCTCCGCGACGGCAGGCGAACCCGGCGCTCGAGGGGCGTCTCACAGCCGAGCGAGGGTCACCCACTGCTCGTCGACGACGTACCCGACGGATCGGTTGGCGGCGAGGCTCGCCGGGTTGTCAGCCGAGCCGCCGGTGCGGAAGACCCCGATGCCCGAGTCCGCGAGGGCGAGAACGGGTGCCGCCTTGACCGCCGCACCGACGCCGAGCCCGCGGTGGTCCCGGGCGACCACGGTGAAGTCGGTCTCGGCGCGACGGCCGTCGATGTCGACGTACGTGACGCCGAGTGCGCGGCCGTCGACGTCGAACAGGCCGAACGCGCGGCGTTCGGGTGAGACGCGGGCGCGCTCGGGGGTGAGTGGCTCGTGGCGCGTCGCCACCCCGCCCGGGTAGTCGGCGAGCGTCGCCGCGTCGAGTTCGAGCACAGCATGGAGGTCTGCGTCCATGACCTCGCGGACCTCGCCGACGTCGCGCACGCGGTCGACGAGTCGCTCCAGCCGGTCGCGGACCACAGTGACGCCGGTCAGCTGCGCCGCCCATGATCGAGCGGTGACGGTCCAGCCGTCGGCCTGCAGCGCCGCAGCGCGCGGATCATCGGCGCGGAGGACGACGGGTTCGTTCGGCATCCGCTCATTCTCGCCGATCGCAGCCGAAGGACCGGCGTTCAGGACAACGGCACCACGCACGACGGCGCGCGCAGCGCGAGCGCCTCGCGCACCGCGCCCGTGACGAGGTCCCGAGGGGCAAGATGGTGTGAACCGAAACGAGGGGATCGAGCAATACGGATGTGAGCCCCGACAACGAGGTGATTGAGCGGTCGGCCCGAGAGCCGGCCGCCTTCGCGATGCTGTTCGACCGTCACGCGAAGGCCGTGTACCGGTATGTCGCGCAACGGTTGGGCGACCAGGTCGCGGATGACGTGATGTCGGAGACCTTCCTCGTGGCGTTCGAGCGGCGGTCGTCGTTCGACCTCGAGGTCGGCGATGCCAGGCCATGGCTCCTCGGTATCGCGACGCGGCTGATGCGGAAGCATGCGCGGGTGGAGGCGGTGGCGTGGAAGGGGATGTCCGCCGACCTGGCAGCGCGGATCGCGCCGGACTTCATCGAGCAGGTGGGTTCCCGCATCGACGCCGAGCGGCTGACCCGGCGCCTGGGGAACGCGCTCCGCAGGCTGTCGGAGGCGGATCGCGACACGTTGCTGCTGTACGCGTGGGGCGATCTGAACTACGCGTCGATCGCCGCGGCGATGCGGGTGCCGGTCGGAACGGTGCGCTCACGACTCAACCGCGCGCGGCGGCAGCTCCGCCGCGCCGCGGGACTCGGCACCCTCGAACAGGAGACGGAACATGGACGAACTGACACTGCTCCGCAGCACTCGTGACGACGACCGCGAACCCAGCCCCGAGGCCCTCACGGCCGCGCGCGCGGCGCTGCTCGCCCGAGTGGCCGACGAGGTCTCGGGCACGTCGAGTGCGAGGCCGGCTGAGCACCGGCGACGGTGGCTGCCACGCCTGACGTGGGTGGGCGTCGGCGTCGCGGCGACACTGACCGGGGTGCTCGTCGCGGGGAACGTGAGCTTGAACGCTTCGACGGCGTACGCGAGCGACGTGCTCCGCACCGCAGCGGCCGAGACCGGGCGGTATGCCGATCTCGTTCCCGGTTCCGGCGAGTACCTCCGCTCCCGCACGCATGCGCGCTGGCAGGTCTGCTCGGGCAGCGAAGACACCGCGAAGGTCGTCTGCGAGCCGAATGACCAGATCCTCGACGTGTACATGCCGGCCGACCCCACCGCCGAGTGGGTGCTGTACCGCGATTGGGGCAGCATGCAGGGAGTACTCACCGGAGAGTCGATCGAGACGGCACGAGCCGCCGACGGGCGGTTCTACGGACCCGAGAGCCCGTGGGTACGGGTGGACTACGCCGATATCCCGACGAACGGTGCGGCGGCCTACGCCTGGATCGACGAGCAGTACACCGGCGGCTCCGCCTCCCGTGACGAGGACAACTTCGTCCGGATCGCGGACATCCTCCGTTCGGGGCTCGTCCCGGCGGCCCCACGAGCCGCGCTCCTCGATGCCCTGTCGCGTATTCCCGGTGTGACCGCGACCGACGACATCGCGAACCTCGATGGCGTGACCGGGGTCGCGATCGGCCGGAACGAACCGTTCCGCGCCGGCGAGCGCCAGGAGATCATCATCGACCCGGATACCGGGCTCGTGATCGGGGAGCGTCGACTCGCGGGGGCGACGATCTTCGGCTGGACCTTCGGCGAGGAGACCGAGCTCACCGCGGTCGAGTCGACCATCGTCGACACCGCACCGTGAGCCGTGAGCCGCGCGGCAGCCTCGGTATCAGGGCGCGGTACCGGTGTACCGGCGCGGCGGTACCGAAGTACCGGGCGATTGCGCGGGCGTGTTCCCCTGCGGGCCGCAACCGCGGTCCCGATACGCCGATGGCGGCGTCGGCCAGGCCGATGGACGCTGTCGGCGCAGGCGGAAGCGCCGCCTCAGGCGAGCGGCACCACGCACGACGGCGCGCGCAGCGCGAGCGCCTCGCGCAGTGCGCCCGTGACCAGGTCGAGCTCGATGAGGGCATTGCCGAACTGTGCGGCCACGACGACCGTGCGGTCGTCGAGGTGGGCGTGGTGGCGGGGCCAGGTTCCCGTGCCGAGCGGGTGCTCGGCCGCGAGGCGCGGAACGCCCGCGCCCTGAGCCTCTCGACGGGCGGCATCGAACACCGCGACCGTGTCTCGCCCGCGCACGAGCGTCGTGAGCAGCCGGCCCGAGGGAGCGAGATCCAGGTGCGACGGGTACACGTCGCCCTCGGCATCCGGGTCGAGCACCGCGGCGGCGCTGCCGAGAGGCGAAACCTCCGTCGCGTCGAACGCGAACGTGTGCAGGCGGCCGTCGAGTTCGCCGATCACGTGCAGCACGCCCTCCGTCAGCACCATGTGCCGTGGGCCGGTTCCGGCCGGCAGGTCGAGCGAGCGGACGACGCGGAGCGTCGGCACCGCGGCATCCGCCGTCTCGACGGTGAACTCGTGGACCGCGTCACCGCCGAGGTCGCTCACGAGGTGCGTGCCCCACGGAGTCGCGGCGATCTGGTGGGCGTGCGGCCCATCCTGACGGCCGGTCACCGGTCCGGTGCGGTGCGGCAGTGCGAGGGTTCTCGGCGTTCCGAGCGTGCCGCCCGAGGCGAACGGGACCACCGTCACCGAGCCGCCCGAGTAGTTCGCGATGAGCACGAGGCTGCGCGTCGCGTCGACCACGACGTGGCACGGGTCGCCCTCGCCGTGCTCGACCGCGTCGACCGGCGTGAGCGTGTTTCCGACCAGGCGGAAGCTGCGCAGCGAGCCCGAGGCATCTTCTCCGACCGCGAACCACAGGTCGTCGTGCACCGCGAGGAACGACGGATTCGAGGCCTCCGCCGAGGCGACGATGCTCCAGTCACCATCGACCGACCGCTCCACCACGTGCACGCCCGGACCCGGACCATCGGGCGTGTACGACCCGACCGCGAAGCGGCGCGCTGCGCGCCCCTCGCCCGTCACAGCTGCGCCGGCATCCGCTCGGCCGCCTGCTCGCCCGCAACGGCGGCGGGCGCGGCGACCGGCACCAGCCGCGTCAGCTGGGTCACGTGCTTCGGCGTCAGTTCGTCGAGCGAGGCGACCTCGAGCAGCTTCATCGTGCGCACGATCTCACTCTGCAGGATCTCGATGGCCTTGTCGACGCCGCGCCGGCCGCCGGCCATGAGCCCGTACAGGTAGGCGCGGCCGATGAGGGTGAACCGCGCGCCGAGCGCGATCGACGCGACGATGTCGGCGCCCGACATGATGCCCGTGTCGACGTGCACCTCGAGGTCGCCGCCGACCTCGCGCACGACGTGCGGCAGCAGCAGGAACGGCACGGGTGCGCGGTCGAGCTGGCGACCGCCGTGGTTGGAGAGCACGATGCCGTCGACGCCGCGGTCGGCGAGGAGCTTGGCATCCTCGACGGTCTGCACGCCCTTCACGACGATCCTGCCCGGCCAGATCCCCCGGATCACGTCGAGGTCGTCGAACGAGATCGTCGGGTCCATCGCCGAGTCGAGCAGCTCGCCGACCGTGCCGCCCGTCGAGGAGAGCGACGCGAACTCGAGCTTCGGCGTGGTCAGGAAGTTGATCCACCAGGCGGGCCGTGGGATCGCGTTGACCACGGTGCCGAGCGTGAGCTGCGGAGGAATCGAGAACCCGTTCCGCTTGTCACGCAGGCGCGCCCCCGCGACCGGGGTGTCGACCGTGAAGAACAGCGTGTCGAAGCCCGCGGCCGCTGCGCGCTCGGCCAGGCCGTACGAGATCTCGCGCTGCTTCATGACGTACAGCTGGAACCAGTTGCGCCCGGTCGGGTTCGCGGCCTTCACGCCCTCGATCGAGGTCGTTCCGAGCGTCGAGAGCGTGAACGGGATGCCCGCGGCGCCCGCGGCGCCCGCGCCGGCCTCCTCGCCCTCGGTCTGCATCATGCGCGTGAAGCCCGTCGGCGCGATGCCGAACGGCAGCGCGCTCGGGCCGCCGAGCACCTCGCGGGTCGTGTCGACCTCGGGCACGTTCCGCAGGATCGACGGGTGGAACTCGATGTCGAGGAACGCCTGCCGTGCCCGCGCGAGCGAGAGCTCGCCCTCGGCCGACCCCTCGGTGTAGTCGAACGGCGCCTTCGGCGTGCGGCGCTTCGCGATGGTGCGCAGGTCGCCGATCGTGAGCGCCTTCTCGAGCCGCCGCTCGGTGGGGTTCAGGGTCGGCGTCTTGAACTTCATGAGCTCGGCGAGCTCGCGGGGCTTCGGGAACTGGCGCTGGACCATCGTGGTGCCTTCTCCTACGGGTGGGTGGGGTCGGGGGAGATCTCGGCGTAGTACCCCGAGATGTGGTCGTGGATGCGATCACGCGCGGCCGCGGCATCCGCTGCCCGGATCGCGGCGAGCACGCCGCGATGCTCGGCGCGCAGTCTCGCCGAGGTCGCGGTCCAGTCGGCGATGCGGGCCTGCCCGGCGAGCGCGTAGCCCTCGATTCCGCTGCGCAGGCCGGCCATCGTCGCGGTCACGACCTGGTTGCCGGACGCCTCGGCGAGGGCGAGGTGGAACGCCGCGTCAAGCGCGAGGAACTCGGCCGGGTCGAGGCCCGGGGCATCCATCGCGTCGAGCAGGCGCTCGGCCGCGGCGAGATCGGGGGCGGATGCCGCATCGCCGGCGCTCGCCGCGGCGAGGCCGGCCGCGACGTGCGACTCGAGCAGGAGCCGGGTCGCGACGATGTCGTTCACGGGGAACCCGCTCGCGGCGACCTGCAGGCGCATGAGCGCGCTCATGCCGCCACCGGGGGTCGCGATGATGATCGCGCCCGAGGTCGGGCCCGACCCGGTGTGGGTGCGGATGAGCCCGAGCACCTCGAGCACGCGCAGGGCCTCGCGCACGCTCGACCGGCCGACGCCGAGGTCGGCCGCGAGCTGGCGCTCGCCGGGCAGCCGGTCTCCGGGGGCGAGTTCGCCGCCCAGGAGCTTGCGCTCGACGTGCTCGAGGACGGCCTGCCAGGCGCGGGGCTCGATCGTGCGAGCGGATGCCTTGTCGGCCATGGCTCTCCTCGCTCGCTGCACTGTGGTCAGACCACAGAGTACCAGATGTGGTCAGACCACAAAGCGATCGAGGCGCCCGGACGGGCTTCGGCCGAGACGCGGTGGCGAGGATGGGCGCGCGTGCGCCACGCTGGAGGAATGAGCGGATACGCCGAACCTGACCGACCGCAGGAACGCCTGAGCGACGCCGAACGCGAAGAAGCGGTCGTGCACCTCGCCTCCGCGCGGGCCGAGGGCCGTCTGACCGCCGCCGAACTCGCGGATCGTTCAGCATCCGCACGTGCAGCCGCGACCTGGGGCGACCTCGTCCCGCTGTTCGCCGACCTGCCGAGGGTCGCACCGCGCACGACGCCCCCTGCCGCCGCTGCAGCGCCGACGCACGACCTGTCATCCCGGATGGCGCCGCCGAGCTGGGCCCCACCCCACCGCCGAAGCGGCGATCCCGAGCTCTCGGCGGCCGCACCGGCGACACCACGGGCGTGATCATCTACGGCGGAGGGTCGACCAGGGACGACCGCTGAGCTCCGGGCGTCGACCCGGGCTCAGCCCTTCTTCGGGCGGATCCGGACCCGGTTCTGCCCCGGCGACTCATCGAGCTCGACGACCCCGCCGCGCGACTTCAGGAACTCGGTGAACGACGCGAAGCCGAGGCGGCGCTCCTGGAACGACGGATCCATCCGCATCATCTGGTTCTTGACCGCACCCGAGGGCTGCCACTCGTCGTCGCTCTTGGCGCGCAGCAGTTCGAGGGCCTTCAGCAGCAGGCGCCCGGGGTTGCGCGTGGTGCCGGTCGCGCCGTCCTCGAGCGACTGGCCGGGAGCCACGAACCGGACCGCCGTCGACGGGACGGAGGGTTCGGCGGGCGTGCCGTCGGACGCGGCATCCGTCGCGACGTCGGCCGACCCGGCATCCGCCACCGACTTCGACGTCGCGCGCCGGCGGCGCGGCGCAGGCGGCGCCTCGTCGGCGGCCTGTGCCTCATCGGCAGCCGGCTCCGGGGCCTTGGCCGCCTTCGACGCCGCACCCGACCTCCGGCCACCCTTCGCGGGTGCGGCCGGAGGCGCGGGCACGTCGGCCTCGTCTTCGGCCACGGCGGCATCCGTCGCCAGCAGTGCGTCGTAGTCGGCGTACTCGTCGCACGCCGCCGTGAGCGCGCGGCTCGTGCCGCCCGCCACGCCGATGCCGACGACGTACCG comes from the Agromyces marinus genome and includes:
- a CDS encoding molybdopterin-dependent oxidoreductase; translated protein: MAGFTERASARIAERLEPLARGAHDAASDPPVKSARTTVVIGRLLGAAFLICFATGIYSHLLQNPLPWLPMPARPVSLYRVTQGLHVIAGTAAVPLLLAKLWSVYPRLFAWPPVRSVGHALERASIAVLVGVSLVEVTIGLLNLVQWYVFPFPFRATHFALAWVLIGALAIHLGVKLPVIVRVWRRDPRDRPDAPGRTVTRRGFVRTVGTAAASAVLLTAGQSVPVLAPFNALAPRRMGVGPQGLPINRTAAQAGVTETAVAPDWVLTVASPAGSRDFTLDELRALPQTEAVLPIACVEGWSQSATWRGVRLVDLLAEADAGEPNAPVGFESLQERGAFARTEMPPHYARDPLTLVALELNGGPLHVDHGFPARLIAPGRPGVMQTKWLRRIEVTA
- a CDS encoding RNA polymerase sigma factor → MSPDNEVIERSAREPAAFAMLFDRHAKAVYRYVAQRLGDQVADDVMSETFLVAFERRSSFDLEVGDARPWLLGIATRLMRKHARVEAVAWKGMSADLAARIAPDFIEQVGSRIDAERLTRRLGNALRRLSEADRDTLLLYAWGDLNYASIAAAMRVPVGTVRSRLNRARRQLRRAAGLGTLEQETEHGRTDTAPQHS
- a CDS encoding TIGR04282 family arsenosugar biosynthesis glycosyltransferase → MSAVAIIAKQCRPGRVKTRLSPPFTPEQAAGLAEAALVDTLDTVAALPVERRILYFAGDAPPRAASGFELMAQPGGGLDERLAHLFDVIEEPLLLLGMDTPQVRGDDVAAVFEGFGAAVGIGPASASLGHDAWLGPAADGGFWALAMGEPDGSLIRGVPMSRADTGRLQLARLEASGRAVGLLGELADVDTAATAASVALAAPDSRFARLHAEFTAGVQV
- a CDS encoding glycosyltransferase family 2 protein yields the protein MSGAHAASTPRVDLVLPCLDEERALPWVLERVPDGVRAIVVDNGSTDRSAEIARELGATVVTESRRGFGAAAHAGLEAATAPFVAFCDADASLDPGDLPRLLRLVERGEADLVLGRRRPTEHSAWPAHARLANRVLARRMTARTGTPLHDLGPLRVAATERLRALGLRDRRSGYPLEMVLRAAADGWRIREVDVPYRPREGRSKVTGTLRGTVIAARDMSRILAEVHA
- a CDS encoding GNAT family N-acetyltransferase, coding for MPNEPVVLRADDPRAAALQADGWTVTARSWAAQLTGVTVVRDRLERLVDRVRDVGEVREVMDADLHAVLELDAATLADYPGGVATRHEPLTPERARVSPERRAFGLFDVDGRALGVTYVDIDGRRAETDFTVVARDHRGLGVGAAVKAAPVLALADSGIGVFRTGGSADNPASLAANRSVGYVVDEQWVTLARL
- a CDS encoding methyltransferase domain-containing protein, translated to MSVPPLRRTGPPAGGIGPSGRADFGTGGGDPWPRLLRQAGRHLGPLTLRGPDGTTHDLPADRWADAAGVADHSVLDRAVGPVLDVGCGPGRMLHAAAARAIPAVGIDVVPHAVARARGAGGLALHRSVFARLPLEGRWRSVLLMDGNIGIGGDPSALLHRCGGLAGDGGTVLVEVEADPGLAIIGDCTVVDGAGRESAPFAWARVGRSAIREVAADAGLTVVEQWESVGRHFVRIARPLRTTSARERTRAFAATATTTAQITASAIP
- a CDS encoding NAD-dependent epimerase/dehydratase family protein, yielding MRILVTGGAGFIGGEIVRGALARGEAVRVLDSWRTDVHAASAALPDGAEGLRGDVRDADALDRALEGVDVVCHQAAKVGLGVDLQDSPDYASSNVVGTAELIAAMARARVGRLVIASSMVVYGEGAYRDAAGARRRPAPRTEADLAAGRFDPRDPASGHPLVPDLVDEDDALDPRNVYALTKLAQEHLAGAWARATGGRAALLRYHNVYGQRMPRDTPYAGVAAIFRSSLAAGEAPRVFEDGAQRRDFVHVTDVASANLAAADRLAALPDGSARAYNIGSGAVTTVGQIAAGLARAMRGPDPIVTGEYRLGDVRHITASSARARAELAWTPRIPLETGLAEFAAAQPAGANP
- a CDS encoding alpha-hydroxy acid oxidase produces the protein MVQRQFPKPRELAELMKFKTPTLNPTERRLEKALTIGDLRTIAKRRTPKAPFDYTEGSAEGELSLARARQAFLDIEFHPSILRNVPEVDTTREVLGGPSALPFGIAPTGFTRMMQTEGEEAGAGAAGAAGIPFTLSTLGTTSIEGVKAANPTGRNWFQLYVMKQREISYGLAERAAAAGFDTLFFTVDTPVAGARLRDKRNGFSIPPQLTLGTVVNAIPRPAWWINFLTTPKLEFASLSSTGGTVGELLDSAMDPTISFDDLDVIRGIWPGRIVVKGVQTVEDAKLLADRGVDGIVLSNHGGRQLDRAPVPFLLLPHVVREVGGDLEVHVDTGIMSGADIVASIALGARFTLIGRAYLYGLMAGGRRGVDKAIEILQSEIVRTMKLLEVASLDELTPKHVTQLTRLVPVAAPAAVAGEQAAERMPAQL
- a CDS encoding lactonase family protein codes for the protein MTGEGRAARRFAVGSYTPDGPGPGVHVVERSVDGDWSIVASAEASNPSFLAVHDDLWFAVGEDASGSLRSFRLVGNTLTPVDAVEHGEGDPCHVVVDATRSLVLIANYSGGSVTVVPFASGGTLGTPRTLALPHRTGPVTGRQDGPHAHQIAATPWGTHLVSDLGGDAVHEFTVETADAAVPTLRVVRSLDLPAGTGPRHMVLTEGVLHVIGELDGRLHTFAFDATEVSPLGSAAAVLDPDAEGDVYPSHLDLAPSGRLLTTLVRGRDTVAVFDAARREAQGAGVPRLAAEHPLGTGTWPRHHAHLDDRTVVVAAQFGNALIELDLVTGALREALALRAPSCVVPLA